The genome window AGCCGGCCGTCCGGGGCGATCTCGATCTCGGTGATCGCCGAGGACTCGGAGCATTCAAGGTCGGAGACCGCGATGTCCTGAAGTGTTTCGTGTGCCGTCACAGCAGCACCTCCAGTCCCGACTGCCGGGCCAGCGCGCGGGCCTGTTCGACCTCGTCCCGGCGGAGACGCCGCGAGAGTTCTTCGATCCCCTTGGCTTCGGAGGCGGCCCGCCAGCGGGGGAGGTAGCCGTCGCGGAGGCTGAGGGCCGCTTCGGGAAGCTCGTCGGTCAGCCACCGCAGGACCGGGACGAAGCAGCAGTCGTGGTGGCCGGGCATCAGCAGGTGCCGCACGATCAGCCGTCCCTGCCGGGAGGCGATCCGGAGATTGCGGGTCAGGATCGACCAGTAGTTCGGGACGCGGGCGATCCGTTGGGCACAGTGGTCGTTGCCGAACTTGAAGTCGGCGACGTAGGTGGTGACGAGGCCGTCGAGCAGTTCGAAGACTTCGGGGGTCCCGTGGAAGTCGGACTTCCAGACGATCGGCGGGAGGGCTTCGCAGCCCTGCATCGCTTCGAGGATTCGCGGCAGGTGGATCGTCGGTTCGCCGCCGACCCATTGCAGGGTTCTGGCTCCCTGCTGTTGTCCCCAGGTGGCGGCGGCGCGGAAGAAGTCGGGAGTCAGAATGCGGCCGCGCCCTGGGTCGAAGGCGTTGGCTTCGGCGATGCAGAAGGCGCAGCGCAGGTCGCAGCCGGAGAGGTAGAAGAGGTGGCAGGGGACGAGTTCGGGTTCTTCGCCGCATTCGATGCGATGGCGGAAGACGCGGGCTTCGATCCCGGCTTTGCATTCGCCT of Planctomyces sp. SH-PL14 contains these proteins:
- a CDS encoding radical SAM protein; the encoded protein is MRRATIEERLATAQQHDQRCLLCEHRCAINRAAAERGECKAGIEARVFRHRIECGEEPELVPCHLFYLSGCDLRCAFCIAEANAFDPGRGRILTPDFFRAAATWGQQQGARTLQWVGGEPTIHLPRILEAMQGCEALPPIVWKSDFHGTPEVFELLDGLVTTYVADFKFGNDHCAQRIARVPNYWSILTRNLRIASRQGRLIVRHLLMPGHHDCCFVPVLRWLTDELPEAALSLRDGYLPRWRAASEAKGIEELSRRLRRDEVEQARALARQSGLEVLL